The Thermoanaerobaculia bacterium genome includes a region encoding these proteins:
- a CDS encoding multifunctional oxoglutarate decarboxylase/oxoglutarate dehydrogenase thiamine pyrophosphate-binding subunit/dihydrolipoyllysine-residue succinyltransferase subunit — MATVRPPRPDPTETILDEYGINADYALELFDRYRSDPALVDDDWREYFDDLTGPPPPVPAAPAPPPPAAAAPPLPSPTRPAEPAPAGERHPILGAALQIAQNMRASLEMPTATSQRQVPIKLLEENRRLANDYRAANDQSKISFTHVVAWAALCALHDFPRLNDAFGGSAEPPERIVRGEIHFGLAVDVEKRDGTRTLLVPNVKGAGTMTFTEFVRAMDDVIARARTGKLVIADFQGTTVSLTNPGPMGTTSSIARLMPGQGLILATGAIDYPAGFSAMAPEAISNLGISKVMTLSCTYDHRIIQGAESGTFLGRIEALLLGEHAFYEEIFEDLAIPYRPFHWAVDRNPAIVAGDVSRLREIENQARVLELINAYRVRGHLVADIDPLRAAPVPHVPELDLETYGLTIWDLDREFITGGLGGAETLPLRKILEIMRRSYCGKVGVEYRFIQDGAEKEWLRRRIGAVPEPPPADVRQHILWKLLSAEVFEHFLHNRFLGQKRFSIEGGETLIPLLDQLVAGAGSRGIEEITIGMSHRGRLNVIANVIGRFCERIFASFEGIVHPDFPADEGDVKYHRGAQGVRELADGRRVSIEVVPNPSHLEFVDPVVEGIVRARQDARGGRGPAVWNRALAVLVHGDAAFAGQGIVAETFNLSQLKGYRTGGTIHVVVNNQIGFTTSPGEGRSSLYSTDMAKINQVPIFHVNSDDPEAAHRVLQIALDYRQEFHKDIVIDLVGFRRHGHSEGDEPSYTQPVMYQRVREHPGVFGIYAKKLVREKVVTEAQVEELKAERGRRYEVALARAKEIASAGSVPGWDDREAPAPAAAPDTAVPREAFDAIGAALAKVPRGFHLNPKVITLLSRREKIARGEMPVDWATAEAFAFGSLLLEGTPVRLSGEDSSRGTFSQRHMVLHDARTGQRWTPLESVAPGVPFFVFDSALSEAGVLGFEYGYSVAAPRTLTLWEAQYGDFVNAAQVIVDQFIASGREKWGQPSRLVLLLPHGQEGQGPEHSSARPERFLDLAVDDNLQLCQPTTPAQYFHLLRRQMRRPEASPLVILTPKSLLRLAASFSPLDAMTTGGFEPVVGDPEMAGAERVILCGGKIYYDLAAARAKKNARAAIVRVEQLAPFPAAELRAALDALPGASDLVWVQEEPRNMGAWSHVAERFTELRGGLALRYVGRPPSASPATGSAEVFHDEQDKLIDEALG; from the coding sequence TTGGCCACCGTTCGCCCGCCCCGCCCCGACCCGACGGAAACGATCCTCGATGAATACGGGATCAACGCCGATTACGCTCTCGAGCTCTTCGATCGGTATCGGAGCGATCCCGCGCTCGTCGACGACGACTGGCGCGAATACTTCGACGACCTGACGGGGCCGCCCCCGCCGGTTCCGGCCGCGCCCGCTCCGCCTCCGCCGGCCGCCGCGGCTCCCCCGCTCCCTTCCCCGACCCGGCCGGCCGAACCGGCCCCGGCCGGCGAGCGGCACCCGATCCTCGGCGCGGCGCTCCAGATCGCGCAGAACATGCGGGCAAGCCTCGAGATGCCTACGGCGACTTCGCAGCGGCAGGTCCCGATCAAGCTCCTCGAGGAGAACCGGCGGCTCGCCAACGACTACCGCGCGGCCAACGACCAGAGCAAGATCTCCTTCACACACGTCGTCGCGTGGGCGGCGCTGTGCGCACTGCACGACTTTCCCCGATTGAACGACGCGTTCGGCGGGTCCGCCGAGCCGCCGGAGCGCATCGTGCGCGGGGAGATCCACTTCGGGCTCGCCGTCGACGTCGAAAAGCGCGACGGGACCCGGACCCTCCTCGTTCCGAACGTCAAGGGAGCGGGGACGATGACGTTCACCGAGTTCGTGCGGGCGATGGACGACGTCATCGCCCGCGCGCGCACCGGCAAGCTCGTGATCGCCGATTTCCAGGGAACGACCGTCTCGCTCACGAATCCCGGGCCGATGGGGACGACGTCGTCGATCGCGCGTCTGATGCCCGGGCAGGGCCTGATCCTCGCGACCGGGGCGATCGACTACCCCGCCGGGTTCTCCGCCATGGCGCCCGAGGCGATCTCGAACCTCGGCATCAGCAAGGTGATGACGCTCTCCTGCACGTACGACCACCGGATCATCCAGGGGGCGGAGTCGGGGACCTTCCTGGGGCGCATCGAGGCGCTGCTCCTCGGCGAGCACGCGTTCTACGAGGAGATCTTCGAAGACCTCGCGATCCCGTACCGTCCCTTCCACTGGGCCGTCGACCGGAACCCGGCGATCGTCGCCGGCGACGTCTCGCGCCTCCGTGAGATCGAGAACCAGGCCCGGGTCCTCGAGCTGATCAACGCCTACCGCGTGCGCGGCCATCTCGTTGCCGACATCGACCCGCTGCGCGCCGCGCCGGTCCCGCACGTCCCCGAGCTCGACCTCGAAACCTACGGCCTGACGATCTGGGACCTCGACCGCGAGTTCATCACGGGAGGGCTCGGCGGCGCGGAGACGCTTCCCCTCCGGAAGATCCTCGAGATCATGCGCCGTTCCTACTGCGGGAAAGTCGGCGTCGAGTACCGGTTCATCCAGGACGGCGCCGAGAAAGAGTGGCTGCGGCGCCGGATCGGAGCGGTCCCGGAGCCTCCGCCCGCCGACGTTCGCCAGCACATCCTCTGGAAGCTCCTCTCGGCCGAGGTCTTCGAGCACTTCCTGCACAACCGGTTCCTCGGGCAGAAGCGCTTCTCGATCGAAGGGGGCGAAACCCTGATTCCGTTGCTCGACCAGCTCGTCGCCGGCGCCGGCTCGCGCGGAATCGAGGAGATCACGATCGGAATGTCGCATCGGGGGCGCCTGAACGTGATCGCCAACGTGATCGGCCGTTTCTGCGAGCGCATCTTCGCGAGCTTCGAGGGGATCGTGCACCCCGACTTTCCCGCCGACGAGGGGGACGTGAAATACCACCGCGGCGCGCAGGGCGTGCGCGAGCTCGCCGACGGACGGCGCGTCTCGATCGAGGTCGTGCCGAATCCGTCGCACCTCGAGTTCGTCGACCCCGTCGTCGAGGGGATCGTCCGCGCCCGGCAGGACGCGCGCGGGGGACGCGGACCCGCCGTCTGGAACCGCGCGCTCGCGGTCCTCGTCCACGGAGACGCGGCGTTCGCCGGGCAGGGCATCGTTGCCGAGACGTTCAATCTCTCGCAACTGAAGGGGTACCGGACCGGCGGGACGATCCACGTCGTCGTCAACAACCAGATCGGTTTCACGACCTCCCCCGGCGAGGGCCGCTCCTCCCTCTATTCGACCGACATGGCGAAGATCAACCAGGTCCCGATCTTTCACGTCAACTCCGACGACCCGGAGGCGGCGCATCGAGTCCTCCAGATCGCGCTCGACTACCGGCAGGAGTTCCACAAGGACATCGTGATCGATCTCGTCGGATTCCGGCGGCACGGCCACAGCGAAGGGGACGAGCCGAGCTACACCCAGCCCGTGATGTACCAGAGGGTCCGCGAGCATCCCGGCGTCTTCGGGATCTACGCGAAGAAGCTCGTCCGCGAGAAGGTCGTCACCGAGGCACAGGTCGAGGAGCTCAAGGCCGAGCGTGGCCGGCGGTACGAGGTCGCGCTCGCGCGGGCCAAGGAGATCGCGAGCGCCGGCAGCGTTCCCGGGTGGGACGACCGCGAAGCGCCGGCGCCGGCCGCGGCGCCCGATACGGCGGTTCCGCGGGAGGCTTTCGACGCGATCGGCGCGGCTCTCGCGAAAGTCCCGCGCGGTTTCCACCTCAATCCCAAGGTGATCACGCTCCTCTCGCGCCGGGAAAAGATCGCGCGCGGCGAGATGCCCGTCGACTGGGCGACCGCGGAGGCGTTCGCGTTCGGGTCGCTTCTCCTCGAAGGGACCCCCGTGCGCCTTTCCGGCGAGGACAGCAGCCGCGGCACCTTCTCCCAGCGGCACATGGTGCTCCACGACGCGCGGACGGGACAGCGGTGGACGCCTCTCGAGTCGGTCGCTCCCGGCGTTCCTTTCTTCGTCTTCGACAGCGCGCTCTCGGAGGCCGGCGTTCTCGGCTTCGAGTACGGCTACAGCGTCGCGGCGCCGCGGACGCTCACCCTCTGGGAAGCCCAGTACGGCGACTTCGTCAACGCGGCGCAGGTGATCGTCGACCAGTTCATCGCGTCCGGCCGGGAGAAATGGGGGCAGCCGAGCCGGCTCGTACTCCTCCTGCCGCACGGGCAGGAAGGCCAGGGCCCGGAGCACTCCAGCGCCCGGCCGGAGCGCTTCCTCGACCTCGCGGTCGACGACAATCTTCAGCTCTGCCAGCCGACGACGCCCGCGCAGTATTTCCATCTGCTCCGCCGCCAGATGCGGCGGCCCGAGGCTTCTCCGCTCGTCATCCTCACCCCGAAGAGCCTGCTCCGCCTCGCGGCGTCGTTCTCCCCTCTGGACGCCATGACCACCGGAGGATTCGAGCCGGTCGTCGGCGATCCGGAGATGGCCGGCGCCGAGCGCGTGATCCTGTGCGGCGGAAAAATCTACTACGACCTCGCCGCCGCCCGCGCGAAGAAGAACGCGCGCGCCGCGATCGTCCGCGTCGAGCAGCTCGCGCCTTTTCCAGCCGCCGAGCTTCGCGCGGCCCTCGACGCGCTGCCGGGGGCCTCGGACCTCGTCTGGGTGCAGGAGGAACCGCGGAACATGGGCGCGTGGTCGCACGTCGCCGAGCGCTTCACCGAGCTGCGGGGCGGGCTCGCGCTCCGCTACGTCGGGCGCCCGCCGTCGGCCAGTCCGGCGACCGGATCGGCCGAGGTCTTTCACGACGAACAGGACAAACTGATCGACGAAGCGCTGGGGTAA
- a CDS encoding IgA Peptidase M64: MKHAFRAFLLLVFAAPALASAAPRTMRFDYFHTGNAREEHFSWGRVVLEPLAWPGNPSRPLDDLNLGKYFFEVRDAASGRPLYSRGFASIYGEWETTDEAKTIDRTFEESLRFPVPDAPVTVVISKRDAANAFRELWRTTIDPKGMFVDASIPPAPAPLLALQKSGDPSAKVDFLILGDGYAAAEAPKFEKDARKLMEILFSTSPFKEHRADFNVWGLCPPSPESGISRPSTGVHRRNPVGSSYDAFGSERYVLTFDNHAFREIAQFAPYDFVEILVNANTYGGGGIYNLYSTVAADSAWAPYIFVHEFGHHFSGLADEYYTSDVAYDTAGELVEPWEPNATAMKDPAKLKWKDLVSPGTPIPTPWTKEEFETRSREVQAKRRAIRAASRPESEMDALFRAEREEETKLLGTDRYSGKVGAFEGANYRAKGYYRPQEDCIMFTRDEVGFCAVCRRALERVIALYTAR; this comes from the coding sequence ATGAAACACGCATTCCGGGCGTTCCTCCTCCTCGTTTTCGCGGCCCCCGCTCTCGCCTCCGCGGCACCGCGCACGATGCGGTTCGACTACTTCCACACCGGGAATGCGCGGGAGGAGCATTTCAGCTGGGGACGAGTGGTGCTCGAGCCGCTGGCCTGGCCCGGCAATCCGTCGCGGCCCCTCGACGACCTCAATCTCGGAAAGTACTTCTTCGAGGTGCGAGACGCCGCCTCGGGCCGCCCCCTCTACTCGCGCGGGTTCGCCTCGATCTACGGCGAGTGGGAGACGACCGACGAGGCGAAGACGATCGACCGGACCTTCGAGGAGTCGCTCCGGTTTCCGGTCCCCGACGCGCCGGTGACCGTCGTCATCTCGAAGCGCGATGCCGCCAACGCTTTCCGGGAGCTCTGGCGAACGACGATCGACCCGAAGGGCATGTTCGTCGACGCTTCGATCCCTCCCGCGCCCGCCCCTCTGCTGGCGCTGCAGAAGTCGGGTGACCCGTCGGCAAAGGTCGATTTTCTCATCCTGGGCGACGGATACGCCGCCGCCGAGGCACCGAAGTTCGAGAAGGACGCGCGCAAGCTCATGGAGATCCTCTTCTCGACCTCCCCGTTCAAGGAGCACCGCGCCGACTTCAACGTCTGGGGGCTGTGCCCGCCGTCCCCCGAGTCGGGGATCTCGCGGCCGTCGACGGGCGTCCACCGCCGCAATCCGGTCGGATCCTCCTACGACGCCTTCGGTTCCGAGCGCTACGTGCTGACGTTCGACAACCATGCGTTCCGCGAGATCGCGCAGTTCGCGCCCTACGACTTCGTCGAGATCCTCGTCAACGCGAACACCTACGGAGGCGGAGGGATCTACAACCTCTACAGCACTGTCGCGGCCGACAGCGCGTGGGCACCGTACATCTTCGTCCACGAGTTCGGGCACCATTTTTCGGGGTTGGCCGACGAGTACTACACGTCCGACGTGGCCTACGACACCGCCGGCGAGCTCGTCGAGCCGTGGGAGCCGAACGCGACGGCGATGAAGGACCCGGCGAAGCTCAAGTGGAAGGACCTCGTCTCACCCGGGACCCCGATCCCGACGCCGTGGACGAAGGAGGAGTTCGAGACCCGTTCCCGCGAGGTCCAGGCGAAACGGCGCGCGATCCGCGCCGCCAGCCGCCCCGAGTCGGAGATGGACGCGCTCTTCCGGGCCGAGCGCGAGGAAGAGACGAAGCTCCTCGGAACCGACCGCTACTCTGGAAAGGTGGGAGCGTTCGAGGGGGCGAACTACCGCGCGAAGGGCTATTACCGCCCGCAGGAGGACTGCATCATGTTCACGCGCGACGAGGTCGGATTCTGCGCGGTGTGCCGGCGGGCGCTCGAGCGGGTGATCGCGCTGTACACGGCGCGATGA